DNA from Pelodiscus sinensis isolate JC-2024 chromosome 1, ASM4963464v1, whole genome shotgun sequence:
AGCCTACCCATCACAATCGCTGATGTCCCACTGTGGGAACAAACTTAGTAAAACAGCACCAACCGAACGATCCTGTTGATAGAGAGCAGCTGGAGGTCTGTCCCCGGGTGAAGTTCTACTTCTTTTGGGGCCAGGACTGAAACATAGGTTTCCCTCATCCCACGTGCGTGCCCTGGGGAAAGAGAATATTCTGGAGTGGGCTCTCACTCTGGTTGGTTGGCCTCCCGTGTTCCAGGTGAGGGTGTTAATCACTGGTATGGGGGATAAGGAAAACAGAAACATTCAGAGGTGCCTCCTGCTCACTTTTACAGAACTCGTTCCTCCTTTCTTTGTACAACAGAATACAATGAAAAGGTACAAGCTTCATTTCACTCATTGCtctggggctagggatgaggggttcagtatgcgggctgCCCTGAAGAGAGAGGAATACCTCAGCCCTCTGCCACCACAGCCGGGGTAGGCCAGAgggtctggcccagcaggacaggtttGTGGGCAGACCCAGCAAGAATTTAGGTATCCgtggcataatcagcacaccagggaacaaTCCCAAAGGGCCATCTGTGACCATATCCCatcacatccccctcccccggcaagGTACAGAGTTGAGGTTACCACTTtccttaagtatcagagggggagccgtgttagtctgaatctgcaaaagtggcgaggagtcctgtggcaccttttggattaactgaagtgtaggagcataagctttcatggacaaagacccattttgtcagatgcaagagcatgaaagcttatgctccaacacttcagttagtctataaggtgccacaggactcctcgccacttttgcagttTCCTtaagacactgaaccacttcaaaTCTGGAAAGATGCAGTTTTAGGGCTTAGCAcctaggaaaccaacccccaaaagagatcaaaaccccaaataaacccATCTTTCACTATGTAAAAATGTTACACAAGGGAAGCTCATTCCggtaagccacctttaacaatgaaagagagagatgcactcTGGttgtcgttccccccccccccccccccagaaaacaATTATCTACACAGGGTTTggtagtaaacaaaagtgtttttattaagtacaaacagtaggatttaaatggttgcaagtgaaaaccgacagatcaaagtaagctactacataaaaatgaaaagaaaacacatagctagttctaataaACTCCAGACTACCACAAACAGCCTCTTACCTAAAGAGCTGATCTTATCGGACCCATAATCTTCAGGTCAGACACTCTTTTACCCTGACCCAAGTACTCAGCTCACTTTTTGGTGTCCCATGCCAACCAAAGACAAAGATCTGATAACTTCCCCTTGCTCAATTAGACTTCAACATCCCAATTTCCATGGAAATGTACCTGGCTCACAGTGGTATCCTAATTCCAGGTGGAATGGTCACGTGTCTTACTAGTACAGCCacctttggacttacaggacaaacaaggctattTACAAATTGTTGAGTCAATCACCCAGTCATTAAGGCatcagtaatggctctcattagcacatgtAAAAGCataaacagtctcatacttcatatttacacctttacatacaagaatgatacatacaccaaaaatTAGGCtgtacagatccagcagattgtaacattgaCAGGTTCCacgaggtattttgtccaaagcatctctgatttatgcatatttatatgtataagccaatttcataaagcaCAGGGAAGAGACGTGTCACAGGGGGCATGTCCCCTcgcaggggcaggtccaggttcacctgcccctgcactccctgggcagagtgaggaatgcagcaaactgggcactttcccccttgctccctggtggagaggaacagccagcaatgttcacgtacaaatcaggggtgggggagcatcaaCTCTCAGCCTGCCATCCCTAAAGGGTGTGTAAGGGGTAGGAAGCTTTGCACACACCCACCTGGCTCCCTTTCACACGTCtcgtgattctgtctcttttctgttcagTTTTCTCAGAAGCAATCCCGTTCCAGGCACATCtctttgtcctggcacaaccacacccttagcttgctttaagttctgatcagaggaagctgtgtaTCTTTCCCCACCGTTTTGGAGAAGTACTTCAACAAAcgaacagagacagacagacagacaaactctctccaGTTCATTGCAGATAATCTATTATTAACCGAAtgtatcataagaacataagaacagccatactgggtcagaccaaaggtccatctagcctagtatcctgtctaccgacagtggccagcaccaggtgccccagagagggtggaccgaagacaatgatcaagcgatttgtctcctgccatccctctccagcctctgacaaacagaggccaagggcaccattttatcccctggctaatagccttttatggacctgacctccataaatttatccagcttctctttaaactctattatagtcctagccttcacagcctcctctggcaaggagttccataggttgactgcacgctgtgtgaagaagaactttcttttattagttttaaacctttaTCACTTCTTCTTTTCCTTTATTAAGTCTTCTGGTTTTGGTTACTATGGATGGACAGCAACATGAttattgggtaagatctgagttatATATTGACCCAGCTAAGAGCTGCTCTCTTGAGATTAGAGCATTAGTTTTTAGTTAATGATCGTGATGGAGACCAGTGTCTGGATGGTGAGCCAAGCACTGGGGTGCTTACGGAGACCACACTTATGGCTTGTACTCAGCTTCATGGGTCAGTGTCAGCCCCTAGGCAAAGGGTTCCAGAGAAGGTGTCATGTACGTGCGTAAATTGTTATGTATGGAAGGGGATCCATTTATCTCCCTCCACCATGGCCTCTGCCCAGCATCCCAGCTTCCCAGATAATGTGGGGGCGTATCCTTCCATCTCTCACAGCTGTTGTCCACCTAGCTTCAAAACGGATCCCTTCCCATGCTAAGGGCAAAGGGCTCCCAAGTCACAGTCATTGAGGAGACCCTACCAGCTACAGGCCCCCAATAGGGAGgtatagatcaggggtggccaacccattctgagcaaagagccaaaatagcagtaGATCCAGtgcaaagttgttgaacaaaaaaaaaggctctgcccctttaagaaaccacattttgaggctttttgggcACAGCTGGTTCCTGCCACCTGCTGCCATCTTTATTTATGCTGCTTTAATGGCTGTGCTGGATGGcttccctgcccaggtcagcacagggagctgggaggagagggccatttttgGATTCGTGGGGGCATCTTTTgagccacgggggaggggaggcagctcgCGAGCTGCACCTggtaggagggagggtgggaagggtgggagaagagccgcatgcagctcgcaATCCTcggtttggccacccctggtatAGATGAATAAGAAAGACAATAACACAATGTTCTCTTTTTTCAAGGCTTTGTATCTGAGCTGTCGGGCCCACCAGCTGTACGATGCACAATCTTGCCTGCCTTCAACACAACTCTGCTCTGACCCCCAGCAGCTTCTACATGGCTTTGTGGCTTCCTTCTCTGCCCCTGACTGGTCTGTTGGCCCCATTGCTGCATcctccctgccctcatgacaggttCCTTGTCGGGCTTCAGCAGCTCCGGTCACAGCAGAAGGAGCCCACTTggcaagggagggaggtggagatgaTCCAGGGAAAGAGTGGGGTTGGGGATCAAGGAGAGAGCAAGAGGTCTGAGGTGTTGGCGGATGAGGTAGAACAAAGGCAGAAATTTTGTGGGAAGGGGTTATGAAGGAGTTGGGGACTTGGGAAAAttgatggggaaggggaaggaatctCAGGGATCAGCTTAGCAGCAATTAATTATGAATTAATGAGTTGTACAAAGATATTTTCCTCAGTTTATCACCCTGACTCATTACAGTGAGGTCAGGACAATGTATAATGTCTCTTTGTCTCCCCAGTCAGGGATTCACGGAGAAGAGCCCAGCACCATATCACCAACCACCTCTTCACTACGGTGAACCTCAGAGCCAGAGAACCAGGGGAAATTTTAGGTACCTTTATGAATAAAGAGCCGGAGCAGCCTGTTCcagatctgtttggtcctcaccccgtagatgatggggtttaacATGGGGGGCATGAAGAGGTACAGGTTGGAAATGAGAACTTGGAAATGCAGGGCCACATTCTGGCCAAATCGATATATGAGGGAGATGAAAAGTCCAGGGATGTAGAAGGCCAAGATGGCACAGAGGTGCGAGCTGCAGGTctcaaaagtcttgagccgggcgtccttggtggggaggctgaagatggccctgaggatctggacaTAGGATACAGTGATAAAAATCACATCCAGACCTCTCACAAAGAACACCATAAAGAGACCGTAGTAATTGCTGACACGAATGTCGGCGCAGGCCAAGTTCACCACAGCTATGTGCACACAATACAGCTcagggatgatgttggttctgcagtatggccactgccttgccagTAAGGCATAGGGCAATGTGAAAATGACAGCACGCAGCATCACGGCCAGGCTGATCTTGGCCACCACGGGGTtcgtcaggatggtggaatgtcgcaggggatcacagatggccacataacgatCAAaggccatggccacgaagatcccagactccatcaCTGAGAAGCAGTGgaggaagaacatctgggtgaggcaggcattaAATTctatctccctggaattgaaccagaataTTGCCAATGTTTTGGGCAGAGTGGAGGTGGACAGGACCAGGTCAgtgacagccagcatgcagaggaaatagtacatgggcccaCGGAGGCTCGGCTCTATCTTGACAgtgaacaggatggtgaagtttCCCAAGATGGCTATGATatacatggtgcagaaggggatggcgatccagacatgggccacctccaggccaggaatgcccagcaggataAAGGAGGAGGGGCTGGTGAGATCAgttgtgttggaatctgacatggagtaAAAAGAAGTTGTCCAACTCTGAAGCACCTGTTCATTCCCCTGACTTCTTGTATGTACCTAGAGTCTCAGGTGATGGTCACAGCACGATTCCTGAATGGAGAGACAATGTTCGTATGAGACACGACATGCACTGCTGGAGGTTGTTCTCATTGGTGGAGTGGATTAATCACTTGTCAGACACTAGAAATGCTATTTTCATTATCCAGAGAAGTGAGTTACGAGCAACCTATGAATGGCAGTTCCATATGTCAATACATCCTATATACTGTGATGAGGGTAATCTTAATAGACACCAGGCGGAAGCACAAGTGTGGATACTGGTTATCTATCTTTGTTCCTTAATGCAAGAAAAGCCAAGCTAGACAGTCCATGATATGGGGAGCTCTCCACTAAACCAGTTGCTCAAAATCAGGGAAAGGGAGATAAATACTTCCCAGGATGTGCCAGGGGATAAGTTCCCATTTAGGATACCTCTCAGGGAAAGGCCTGGGCGTCATTACTGGCAGCTCAATGGAACCAGCCGATGATTCAGCACAATGGCCAAAATAAACAATATTCAGGTGCCAAAGGAATGGGGTGGAGAATGACTTGGTCTGGACATTCCCTCAGTTTCTGTCACCGAGTCATTCTAAAGAATATAGCAGATAGAAAGAGGAATTCTCAAGACAGGTGGCGGGAATGGTGGAGGCTGTtatagatggacagacagaaacAGCTGGGAGTGTTTACTTTAGAGAAGAGACAAAAAATCAGGCAAATGATCGAGacgaaaacaaaacaaaagaatggAACTGATTACGTTCAAATGGAGAAACAGAAAACAGTTCGCAACCAGCAATATCTCCAGACACGTAGGGCATTGTCTATACTTACAGGAAGGTCGACACCCCAGGGGTcgatcttctggcgtttgatttagtgagtctggtATAGACCCCTAAAttaaatgctgagggcagcccccgccGTCATCTGCTATTCTTCCTTttgtgaggaataagagaagaccctgttgtcctcccactgtgtggacgccATCAAggatcagcttaaggtaagccaactccaggtACTCATTTTGCGTAGCTGCAGTcacgtaccttaagctgaccttcctggtctagtgtagatcagTCCTTAGTGTTTCAAAAGGGCTGATCCCCTAAAGCTGAAAAAAAATTATCACCAAAAGTGATTGGAGGAAAAATGAGATAGAAAAATGCTAACATAAATTGAGAATTCTTAAAAAGAGTTTATTAGACAGCTAAAAGCCACTATTCCACAGTCAAGAAGTTAGAGAACTTTGGACAAAAACATGCTTCAGTTGCAAATTGCAGGCAGCAATTGGGGAGAAGCAATATATAGTAAACTGGGCAAAAGTTTATATAGTAAACTGGGAAATATATAGTAAACTGGGAAAATCAGTTGCAAGCATTACAAATAGAAAGTTATGAAAATTGATAAAGGATGTTAAAGGCAATGAAAAATCAAGCAGAGCTAAGGTTACAACAATGATAttattatatatattaaaatcatggagtcatagagtcatagaatatgagaactggaaggcacctcgaaagatcaagtccagtcccctgccctcacggcaggaccaatcaccatctataacatccctgatagatgtcgatctaacttgctcttaaaatcttcaatgatggagactccactccctccccaggcaatttattccagtgtttaaccaccctgggtatgtctacactaccccgctagttcgaactagcagggtaatgtaggcataccgcacttgcaaatgaagcccgggatttgaatttcccgggcttcatttgcataagcggggagccgccatttttaaaaccccgctggttggaacgccgtgcagcgcggctacacggggcacgaactaggtagctcgaaataggcttcctagttcgaactaccgttactcctcgtgaaatgaggagtaacggtagttcgaactaggaagcctagtttgaactaactagttcgtgccccgtgtagccgtgctgcacggggttcaaaccagcggggttttaaaaatggcggctcctcgcttatgcaaatgaagcccgggaaattcaaatcccgggcttcatttgcaagtgtggtatgcctacattaccctgctagttcgaactagcggggtagtgtagacataccctcatatatcATGTCTTCTAGAtcttaatcattttcattgacCTTCTcagaaccctctccaatttctccacatctttcttgaaatgtggtgcccagaactagttAAAGAATTCAAAGAATTTAAATAATGCCAGTCAACAACAGTGTTTATGGAAAACAGGTCTTGTCAAATGAGCTTGATTTTGTCTTTAATGACAGTAGATATTTGGTTGATCAAAGGAACCCTGCAGATGTAATGAACTTAacagtctctgaggctatgtctagactgcatccctccgtcaacagagggatgcaaatcaagcacatcgaaattggtaatgaagcagggatttaaatatcttgcgcgTCATTAGTATAAACACcgctttcacttttttttgaaacggcagtctagatgtggatctgttcaaactaaacccttttttgacagatcctacattcctcaaaaaatgaggtttacaggatctgtaaaaaaaaggggttattttagacagatctgcgtctagactgccttttttttttaactcagtttcaaaaaaaagtggtggccatgtttatgctaatgaagcacaggatatttaaatccctgcttcgtgagcaatttcgatgtgcctaatgtacatctctctgtcgacagagaggtgtagtctagacacacccttaggcatTTAATGTACTAACAGAaatttttctgggaaaaaaatgAGAGCTCTACAACATTGGAAGGACCCCAGAACGTTTAGTGTCTGTGCAAAGCAGAAAGGACCCAGACTTACTGTCTATCCCATCATACCCATATAGCACTGGCTTTGTTAAGCAGGGGAGCTCCTCAGCAAGAGATGGTACCTGGGAATTCTGAGACCAAATTGTCTTTTCTGGGAATCCCCTTCAGGCAGCTGTGTCCTGCACCTCTCTCACCTCACCATCTGCAGCAGCATCCCACGCTGAGAACCAGCACAGGGCTGTGCACTGGTTATATCACAGCTCTGGGCAGTCCCAGTGGGGTTCACTCAGCCTCTATGGGAGAAGCGGCATCTGGATGTAACCAGGGTGGAGAACAAAGACTTTCTTGTCAGTTACTCTCCCGTGACTCCTTCCATGTCTTGACGTCTGGGCTATTTATCCAGCGTTGggagtaaacagcaattaagggaCCTTTACTAAGGAAGAtgagaactcctgggttctgggctgAGTCagaggaattggctgctctgtgtacttgtgtaaaatgtaaaaattattGTTGGCTACTAAGAATACTAGGGATAACACCAAGATCTCCATAGGGTTAGGGttgcaaacagaatattaggaatattaaaaaagggaaagagaataaggcagagaatatcttattgcctttatttaaaaccatggtacgcccacatcttgaagacTGCATGCAGATGAGGTCATCTTATctcaaaaaaagaaatattgttattgaaaaaggttaaaaaaaggcAATCAAAAATGTGtacgggtttggaacgggtcccatatgcaGAGAGGTTaatgactgggaattttcagcttagaaaagaggagactaagaggggatatgatagaggtctataaaatcatgactggtgtggaaaaagtgaataaggaaaagttatctgcttaaacgaagcacacgagatcttttataggggaaaagacaGTATGCtgtatttattgagaatacaacagttgcatatgcttttcaatcacttaCCCACACAAACACCATGCATACACAGTCCCACTAGACAATGTCATAGCtgccagtccagagtctgtatcaatctagtggccagccagattgatcACAGAAGGGAAGCAGGACCTTTGTTGGTCAATCGATCTGATGctcttctggagttggtggcaagacaaacccaaaactccatagcaaggcaccctgcttttataatccttttctctgttgatgTCTATGGATCCCTCTCTGTCAGCCTTtgaccggaatgttatcttgttgatgtcaatcatcctgtcctggatttaaTCCGTTGTTTTCAGGGGTGCCCGCCCTTCACCTTTAGAGCCATCAATTCTGCCAGTCTGATCAATTCTTGACTGTGGGTATGTACTGATGGTTTTTCTGATGCCGATATGTTTCTTCGCAGCCagtcttttacagtttgtcttcaccccacattctcccccttctctcttgaccatctggctctCACGATGACCTTCACACCGTATTTCATTCATACAAACAGTCTTTCACAGAGTTACAAAC
Protein-coding regions in this window:
- the LOC142827529 gene encoding olfactory receptor 52R1-like, with the protein product MSDSNTTDLTSPSSFILLGIPGLEVAHVWIAIPFCTMYIIAILGNFTILFTVKIEPSLRGPMYYFLCMLAVTDLVLSTSTLPKTLAIFWFNSREIEFNACLTQMFFLHCFSVMESGIFVAMAFDRYVAICDPLRHSTILTNPVVAKISLAVMLRAVIFTLPYALLARQWPYCRTNIIPELYCVHIAVVNLACADIRVSNYYGLFMVFFVRGLDVIFITVSYVQILRAIFSLPTKDARLKTFETCSSHLCAILAFYIPGLFISLIYRFGQNVALHFQVLISNLYLFMPPMLNPIIYGVRTKQIWNRLLRLFIHKGT